A genomic stretch from Falco cherrug isolate bFalChe1 chromosome 1, bFalChe1.pri, whole genome shotgun sequence includes:
- the DUS1L gene encoding tRNA-dihydrouridine(16/17) synthase [NAD(P)(+)]-like, which translates to MPKLRGEAFWRETLRSAHYVVAPMVDQSELAWRLLSRRHGAQLCYTPMLHAQVFLRDANYRRENLYGEACPEDRPLIVQFCANDPEVFVQAALLAQDYCDAIDLNLGCPQMIAKRGHYGAFLQEEWDLLQRMILLANEKLSVPITCKIRVFPEIDKTVKYAQMLEKAGCQLLTVHGRTKEQKGPLAGVASWEHIQAVRKAVSIPVFANGNIQCLSDVEECIRKTGVHGVMSAEGNLHNPALFEGRNPLVWEMAEEYLEIVQKYPCPLSYVRAHLFKLWHHTLQVYQQLREELAKVKTLEGIVDVNRELKLRCQEEMANQKEGEKPKEGLPFFHWICQPYIRPGPKERCKENGASGTEKGVRGKRALEEEEDGNSELLSKNKQKKKLRNPNKSFDPSLKPKYAKCDQCGNPKGSKCVFNMCRGCCKKQAFKETADCPGHGLLFKTKYEKSLSWQSSQRVTQNPEISRRGDVDVGDTAVLKEAGDSAV; encoded by the exons ATGCCGAAGCTGCGCGGGGAGGCCTTCTGGAGGGAGACACTGCGGAGCGCCCACTACGTGGTGGCGCCCATGGTGGACCAGAGCGAGCTGGCCTGGAGGCTGCTGAGCCGCCGGCACGGTGCCCAGCTCTGCTACACGCCGATGCTGCACGCCCAGGTCTTCCTCAGGGACGCCAACTACCGCCGCGAGAACCTCTACGGCGAGGCCTGTCCCGAGGACCGGCCGCTCATCGTGCAG TTCTGTGCCAATGACCCTGAAGTGTTTGTCCAAGCAGCACTGTTGGCTCAGGATTATTGTGATGCCATAGACCTAAATTTGGGTTGCCCCCAAATGATTGCAAAGAGAG GTCACTATGGAGCATTTCTGCAAGAGGAGTGGGATCTTCTTCAGAGAATGA TTTTACTGGCTAACGAGAAGCTctctgttcccatcacatgcAAAATCCGCGTTTTCCCAGAAATTGACAAGACAGTGAAGTATGCACAGATGCTGGAGAAAGCTGGCTGCCAG CTGTTGACTGTGCACGGCCGTactaaagaacagaaaggacCACTTGCTGGTGTGGCATCTTGGGAGCACATTCAAGCTGTCAG AAAAGCTGTAAGCATTCCTGTCTTTGCAAATGGAAACATCCAGTGTCTCAGTGATGTGGAAGAATGTATCCGTAAGACAGGAGTGCACGGTGTCATGAGTGCag AAGGTAATCTTCATAACCCAGCTTTGTTTGAGGGCCGAAACCCATTGGTGTGGGAGATGGCTGAGGAGTATCTGGAGATAGTGCAGAAGTACCCTTGTCCATTGTCTTATGTTAGGGCTCATCTCTTCAAGCTCTGGCATCACAC GCTTCAAGTTTACCAGCAGCTGCGTGAAGAATTAGCAAAAGTCAAGACTCTAGAGGGCATTGTAGATGTCAACAGGGAGCTGAAACTGCGATGCCAG gaagaaaTGGCTAatcagaaggaaggagaaaagccaAAAGAAGGGTTGCCTTTTTTCCACTGGATCTGTCAGCCATACATCAGGCCAGG GCCAAAGGAGAGATGTAAGGAGAATGGAGCCAGTGGGACTGAAAAAGGCGTGCGAGGGAAACGTGctctggaagaggaggaagatggaAATTCTGAGCTTCTGtcaaagaataaacaaaaaaagaagttaagaaATCCAAATAAAAGCTTTGATCCATCTTTAAAAC ccaAATATGCAAAATGTGATCAGTGTGGGAACCCTAAG GGCAGTAAATGTGTATTTAACATGTGCCGAGGATGCTGTAAGAAACAAGCATTCAAGGAGACAGCAGACTGTCCAG GTCATGGATTACTTTTTAAGACCAAATATGAAAAATCCCTTTCCTGGCAGAGTAGTCAAAGAGTAACTCAAAACCCAGAGATCAGTCGGAGAGGAGATGTAGATGTGGGGGACACTGCTGTACTGAAGGAGGCTGGTGACAGTGCAGTGTGA